One window of the Octopus sinensis unplaced genomic scaffold, ASM634580v1 Contig08735, whole genome shotgun sequence genome contains the following:
- the LOC115227904 gene encoding uncharacterized protein LOC115227904, producing MDVRKLKNAQIEWLLTKINSKSLHSMLFKCLKDLNVDIASSSGWLAKGNNSPRAEALYCLLQDRNLFFEEKGSNCSHCKSAKKTVDHLATRCNRMLNSDYIRRHNEVVRCLHLNLCRKYGITYSKKLKTHSVQSIVTTENVEIRVDTTLMTDIKVQHNKPDIFVFDKRTREITLVEVGITSQEMLKVVEVEKLHKYDLLAGELSQIYKAKVKIVPIVMTWEGIVTKFYKSYIDFLGVDTIPRAYIQSIVLKKTLESMLVEHRNGMNFQESDVSEVIHFLQRKSLQQFEDDEIVPMEQQSWSEDQIGDGRQEIAVIELRNGSKRKIMN from the coding sequence ATGGATGTACGGAAACTTAAAAATGCTCAAATTGAATGGTTATTGACGAAAATTAACAGTAAATCTCTTCATTCTATGTTATTCAAATGTTTAAAAGACTTGAATGTTGATATTGCATCATCGTCGGGCTGGCTTGCAAAAGGGAATAATAGTCCAAGAGCCGAAGCATTGTATTGCCTTTTACAGGACCGAAACTTGTTCTTTGAGGAAAAAGGATCAAATTGCAGTCATTGTAAATCTGCCAAAAAAACAGTCGATCATTTGGCAACGAGATGCAATAGAATGTTAAATAGTGATTATATACGCCGTCACAATGAGGTGGTGAGATGTCTTCATTTAAACCTGTGTCGTAAATATGGAATCACATATTCAAAGAAACTGAAGACTCACTCAGTCCAATCAATAGTAACAACTGAGAATGTTGAGATCAGAGTCGATACGACGCTGATGACAGACATCAAAGTACAACATAACAAGCCGGACATATTTGTTTTCGATAAAAGgacaagggagattactttagtAGAGGTCGGAATCACTTCTCAGGAGATGCTGAAGGTGGTTGAGGttgaaaaacttcataaataCGACCTCCTCGCTGGAGAGTTGTCCCAAATATACAAAGCGAAAGTTAAAATTGTCCCTATTGTTATGACTTGGGAGGGAATCGTGACTAAATTCTACAaatcatatatagattttttggGTGTGGATACTATTCCGAGGGCATATATTCAATCTATTGTACTAAAAAAAACTCTTGAAAGCATGTTAGTGGAGCACCGAAATGGGATGAACTTTCAAGAGAGTGATGTTAGTGAAGTCATTCATTTTCTACAACGAAAATCTCTACAACAATTTGAGGACGACGAAATCGTGCCCATGGAACAACAATCCTGGAGTGAGGATCAGATTGGTGATGGTCGACAAGAGATTGCAGTTATAGAGCTAAGGAATggctcaaaaagaaaaataatgaattaa